The DNA sequence CTGATGCCTGGAAAATTTATATGAGACGCCAAACCAATACCATCAACTATACGACCAGCCTTCCACTGGCCCAGGGAATTAAATTCGACCTATAAATCATCAAAAAAAACAATTAACCAAAACCACTATCAAATGAAAAAACCAATTTTATTAAGTAAGGAAATAAGCTATATTGTCTTATTTCTATGCTTGTGGCTGCCAGCTATCGGTTTTGCACAAGCAAATCAGGCGCAAAAAAGCGTTTCAGGAAAAATAACTGACAATAAAGGTTTTACCCTTCCGGGAGTGAATATAACCTTAGATGCGACCAATGTGAGCGCAAATAGTGATGAAAACGGAAAATTTACATTACTTATTCCATCCGATATCAAAAACCCAACTTTAACCTTTACTTATATTGGGTTTACCAGTCAGTCAATAGCAGTCAATAACAGCAAAGAACTAAATGTTGTACTGCTGGAAGAAAACAATAAACTGGACGAAGTAGTCGTAATCGGATACGGTTCAATCAAAAAAGGAAACGTTACCGGAGCTATTTCTTCTGTAAAAAAAGAAAGTATCGAAACCAGAGCTACCAATAATGCTGCTGAGGCTTTACAAGGTTTAGTAGCAGGGGTAAATGTTCAAAAAAGTGGCGGAACCGCCGGAGCGACTGTAAAAGTTAAAATTCGTGGAATCAATACTTTCGGAAGCACCGAACCTTTATACATTATTGACGGTTTTCAGGGAGATATTGCCTCTGTAAATCCAACGAATATTGAATCAATGGAAGTTCTAAAAGATGGAGCTGCAGCTGCTATTTATGGATCTGTTGCTGCCAATGGTGTCATTATCGTGACTACCAAAGCAGGTCAAAAAGAAGGAATTAAAGTTGATTTTACTTCTTTTGTGAAAGGCACATCAACCGCAAAAACATTAGATTTATTAGATGCACAAGGCTATCAGACCGTTCACAGAAGAATGTACGATGAATACAATAAATATGCTAATACTCCTGTAACTTTACCGGCCTATATTACCAAACCGGGACAATACAATACAGACTGGCAAGATCAGGTTTTCCGTTCCGGGTTAGCGCAGAATTATGGTATAGGTGTTCAAGGACGCCAGGGTGTGGTTAAATTTGCACTTTATGGGAACTATTCAACAGAAAAAGGAATTGTAATTGACAATAATTTTGGACAACGTAATGCAAGTGCCAGAGTGAGTTTTAAAAAATCAATTTTTGATGTTGATACAAAATTATCTTACCTTACTACTAATAATGAGCAACCTAACTTTCAATTAAAAGAAGTTTACGCGATCTCGCCATTAGTACCCGTATTAGATCCAAATGAAACTTATGGTTACGGTTTAACCAACAAAGACGGTTTGCCTTTTAATACCAACCCGGTAGCAGATGAGCATTTTAGAAGCGGAGCTGTAAAATCACAGGATTTAACGGCTAATATCTCGATAACAGCCAATCTGGCTCCTTGGTTAAAATTTAAAACGGCTTACTCTTATCATGAAATAAACACCCAGCTTGAGGCACACAATCCGCCTTTTATTGCCAACACACAAGCACCGGAAAAATATACCGTACACAGAGAAAGAAGAGCTTTTTGGGATGAGCAGATATTTGAAAATACATTGACTGTGGCCAAAACATTCGGAGCTCATTCTATTGATTTTCTTTTGGGAGCAACCATCAACCCGTCTTCTTCTAACTGGAATGACATTACGGTAGAAGGAAAAACAATAGACCACACGGTAGAAAATGGACAACTTGTTTCTGTTGAACGCCCTTCAGGATTCTTAGACCCGGGATTCGAAACCATCGGAGCCGGAAAAGGCGGAACGTATTCTGCTGACGGATCTAAATACCAATACAACAGACTTTCTTATTACAGCCGTCTGAACTACTCTTACAAAGATTGTTATTTAGCACAGGCTACTTTGCGTTATGATGGTTCTTCAAAATTTGGAAAAGACAGCCGTTGGGGAGCCTTCCCATCTGTTGCTTTGGGTTGGAAAATTGATAAAGAAAGTTTCTTTCCGGAAGATTTCTTTGTTTCTAAATTAAAATTGCGTGCCAGCTGGGGACAATTGGGTAATGAAGCTGCATTAGGTTACTACGCATCAAGCTCTTTAATTACTTCGGGAAATTATTTAAACTCGGGTTATGTACAAGGAACCGGAGGTAACCCATGGCCGGGAAGTATCGCTACAACATTAGAAAACAGAAAATTAAAATGGGAGACTACCGACTCCAAAAACATCGGTATTGATTATACCCTTAAAAACGGAAAAATTAGCGGTTCGATCAATTTCTATCGCAACGTTACCAACGATTTGTTGATTACAAAAAGATTAGCGCCATCAGCAGGTATCGATGATCCAATTCTAAACGTAGGTAAAGTAAGCAACAGCGGATTTGAATTCGAAATAAATTATAGTGAACAAAGTAATGCCTTCAAATACAATGTAGGTTTCAATTTTTCAACGCTACACAACAATGTTGAATCTCTTGCCAATGCCGATCAGGCGATTTATGGAGAAGGTCTAAAATTTAATGACGAGCACTTCCCTACTCAGGCACGTGTGGGTACTCCGATCAGCGCCTTTTACTTGTACCGCACTAATGGAATTTTTCAATCTCAGGACGAGGTAAACAGCTATACCAATAATGGTACTTTAATTCAACCCAATGCCAAACCGGGAGATATTAGGTTCAAAGATTTAAACAATGACGGTATAATTAATGAAAAAGACAAAGAATATACCGGTACAGGTTTACCAAAAGTAGAGGCTAACTTAACTTTGGGAGCCAGTTATAAAGGCTTTGATTTTAGTACTTTAATTGGAAGTGGCTGGGGTAATAAATTGTACAACGGAAACCGTTATTTTTACGAATCTATGAGTTCAGGAACTAATATGCTGGCTTCTACTCTTAACTCCTGGACACCTGAAAACCGCAGCAATACACCACGTGCCGTACTTGGAGATCCTAATGGAAACAGCAGAGAGTCAGATCGTTTTCTGGAGAGTGGAAATTTCGTTCGCATGCGTCAGTTACAAATCGGATATTCTTTACCGCAAGAATTGTTAGAGACAGCCAAAATAGATAAATTAAGATTCTACATCAGTGCTGAAAATTTATTTACCATCACCAAGTATTCCGGTACAGATCCTGAATTCTCCAGACGTGAGCTATTGGATACCGGAGTAGACCGTTTTGTGTATCCGTTTACGAGATCATTTATTTTGGGTGTACAGTACGTATTTTAAGAAATTTATAAAGAAACAATCATGAAAAAGATATTTAATTTTTTTACTGTTCTAAGTTTAGTAGCAGTAACGGCATGTAGTAATGATTTCCTCGAACAACAATCACCGGATCAACTCGACTCTTCTACCTTCTGGAGAAATAAAGCTGACGCCGAAGCAGGTCTTTCTGCCACCTATGCCTTTCTGGAAGCCTCCATTGACGAATATTCCTTCTCTGAAATAAAATGGCCCGTAGAAGCCTATCGAGAAGACATCTGCAAATTAGGAAGTGATGCTCTTAATTATCAAAGCTGGGTAGAATTGGCTGATTTTACTTATACTAACGGAAACACTCAGTTTACCAGTTATTGGAAATACAATTACCGCGGGATCAGTAATGCCAATCAGGTTATTACCAAAGTAGGTGAAATGTCCTCCTCCTCTATTAGCGATGCCGACAGAAATCAGGTCATTGCAGAAGCTCGTTTTTTGAGAGCTTATTACCATTTAAAATTAATTTTGAACTGGGAGAAAATCAAAATCAGAAACAAGTACATCACGGATCAAGCTCAAATTAGCATTCCACTTTCTGAGCGTGCAGAAGCATGGGATTTTATTATCGGCGAATTAAAAGCAGTTGCCACTGTACTTCCTGCGGCTCAACCGGCAGAAAAAGCAGGTCGTGCAACCAGCGGAGCAGCTAACAGTTATCTTGGTTTTGCTTATTTAACGAGAGCCTACGAAGAAACAGCACAGAAACAAACTTATCTTACGGAGTCCCTTGCTGCTTTTAACAAAGTTCAGGGATACGAACTTGTAAAAGATTATGTAAGTCTTTTTAACGGAACTAATAAAAACTCTAAAGAATCTATTTTTGAACTTCAATTTACAGAGAACACTTCAAATGGTGCTTTCTATCGTACAGCCTTACACTTCTGGATGGCGGCCAGCGAACTGGGTGGTTGGGATGAAATCCTGCCAACAACTATGTTGATGAACGAATTTAAAAAAGAAGGCAAAATAGCGACTACAGGAAATTATGATACTCGTCTTTACAGCAATATTTTCTTTAAAGATCCTTATTTTAATGATGCGGCTAATCCAAGAATTTTTGGAGCTACTTACGATCAAAAATTCGGTACTTTAGACAAGCCTGTTTTCCGTAAATACCTGCCTCCTACTCAGGAACAAATGGATACCGAGTTTTTAGGACTTAATGTTCCTTTAATGCGTTATTCGAATGTTCTTTTGATGAAAGCAGAAGCCCTAAACGAGTTACAACGTCCGGCCGAAGCAATTCCTTTTATCAACGCGGTTCGTGAGCGTGCAGACATGCCCAATATGACAGGTACTACCTACGATGCTGTAAAAACTCAAATCGAACATGAAAGAATTATTGAGTTTCCTTTAGAAAACTTCCGCTTTTACGATTTACGTCGTTGGGGGAAAACCAAAGCGGCTCTTGATGCCGTTGGCCGCACCAATTTTGATGCTGCAAAAAATAACTTTTATCCGGTTCCTTTAACGGAAATACAAAATAATTAGACTTATTTTTACCCTGAAAGCAGTACAAAACTCTTTCAGGGTAATTATTTCAAAACATCAAATAAATTAAATATCATGTCCAAAAAAGAAGCATTTTCTATTTTTTTGTTCTTTTTAATGATGCAGAGTACTTTTGCTCAAAATAAATACACCAACTTAGAAGCCAGTAAAAACAGTCTGGATTACCAAGGAGACCCTAAAAATGCAACCGATCGAAAATCACTCGCTTTTTCTGATAAAGGAGCCTGGTTCGGATTCGGCTTTTTGGAGCCTGCCGTAGCTCAGGGTGGGTTCTCAGGCCCTTTTTTAATGACAGAACAAAACGGAGTCTGGTTAAGTGCTTCTTTTATTTCTTTACATCTTATCGATGAAAAACAACAAGAACTTATCGATTGGAAAACAGCTTTAGTACAACAAAATAGTTATAACAGTCATTTAGAACAACAATTTCAAAACGATCAACTGGAGGTAATCCAACAACTGGTATTTTCATCCGGTCAATCTGCCATTCAAAAAACAACAATCAAAAATCGATCATCAAAAACGATAACGCTTACTCCTGCTTATTATTCTAAAATATATCTAGATAATCTACAGTTTTCAGCGGAAGAGAATGCGATCAAAATCGTTTCTTCAAAAAGCAATGCTATTGGACATATTCAATTCCTTAGCGCAAAAAGTACCATCGAAATCACAAAAGAAGGTTTCGCTGCCAAAACTGCTGAACTTACTTTAAAACCAAATGAAACTAAAGAAATTGTAGTTTCTCAGACCTATATTTTCCCACAATACGATTGGAAAAAAGAAAAGGAAGATCTCTCAAAAATAAAATTTAATACGCTTTTAGAAAATACAAAACGAGAGAAAGAGAAGCAACTGTCTCAGTTAATTTCAAAAAAGAAATCAATATATAAAGGAACCGATTATTCTGTTTTCCTAGCCAAACTGGTTCTTACTTTACAAAACAACAGCCGAATTGCGGCCGAAGGCTTAAAACACGAAGGAATATTTCCGAGTTATCATTACGAATGGTTTCATGGTTTCTGGGCATGGGACAGTTGGAAACATGCGGCAGCGGCAGCACATTTTGCACCGGAATTAGCCAAAAACCAAATGCGTGCTTTATTTGATTATCAGTCGCCAAATGGTTTTATTCCGGATTGTATTTACAGAGATACTTCCATTGAACCTAACAATTACAGAAATACAAAATCTCCTCTTGCCGCTTGGGCAGTTTGGGAAATTTACAAACAAACTAAAGATGTCGATTTCATAAAAGAATTTTATCCAAAGTTGAAAAAATACCATGCGTGGTGGTACAAAGATCGCGATCATGATCAGGATGGTCTTTGCGAATTTGGTTCAACAGACGGTACTTTAATTGCCGGAAAATGGGAAAGTGGTATGGATAACGCTGTTCGCTTTGACAATAGTAAGATATTAAAAAACAGTGAAAATGCGTATTCAATGGATCAGGAAAGCGTTGATCTAAATTCTTTTTTATATGCCGAAAAAAACTATCTGGCTATGATGGCTAACGTTTTAAAATTGGCTGACGAAGAGAAAAATTGGAAGACAGAAAGTCAGCAATTAAAAAATCAGATTCAGACCCAATTTTGGGACGCCAGTTCAGGTTGGTTTTACGACACTACAATTGATGGCAAGAATTTTATAAAAGATATGGGTTGCGAAGGTTATTTACCACTTTGGGTAGAAGCTGCAACCAGCGAGCAGGCAAAAGCTGTAAAAAACAACTTGTTAGATCCCTCGTCTTTCAATACGTTTGTTCCACTGCCAACTTTAGCCGCAAATCAATCAAAATTCAAACCCGACAATGGGTATTGGAGAGGTCCAATCTGGCTCGATCAAAGTTATTTCGGAATTGATGGTTTACGAAAATACGGATATGTAAACGAAGCCAATCAGCTTTCAAACAAACTTATTCACAATGCAGAAGGTGCTTTTGAGAAAGGAAAATCGATTCGCGAAAATTACCATCCTATTACCGGAAAAGGTTTAGAATCGGAAAATTTTAGCTGGTCAGCGGCACATTATTTACTATTACTTTTAAATGATTAGGGGTTGAATAACACATAGAATGGGACGCGGATTATGCGGGTGTGCTGGCGCACAAACGCGGATAAAAACGGATTTTTTTTTATTTAAAATGGGTTTGTTTCTTTTGCTTAAATTCATTTACATTTAAACAAAGACTCGATAGCACTCAGTAGCTTGTAGGTCAAGAAAGAAATAGAGGTACAACAAACAAAAAAATCCGTTTTTATCCGCGTCTTCACGATAGTGAATCCGCACAATCCGCGTCCAAACCTAATCAACAGTATAAAAATTGAGAAACCAATTAAGAAATGAAGCATGTGCAGAAGCAATAATAAATAGTTAAACCATATAAGTAATGTAAGTTCATTTAAAACAAAGCTTATATTTTCTTAAATAACTTATATAGTTTAAAATTTTGCGTCCTCATGATAATTCAACACTATAAAAATTGATAAAACCAATTACGAAATGAAGCATTACAATTCGAGATTAACCAAGTTTATAGCATCAATAGTACTGCTGTCGGGTGGCTTTTCTACTTCCTTATTTGCACAGGAAAAGAAAACTCCACAAACAGCAAAAGCAGATCCAAAGCGTTTTTTCACCAAATCTGATCTAATGCAGATTGGTGTTTATTATTATCCCGAACAATGGCCGAGGGAACAATGGGAACGCGACTTAAAAAACATTAAAAAATTAGGTTTTGAATTCACCCATTTCGCCGAATTTGCCTGGACTTATATGGAACCTGAACAAGGAAAATATAATTTTAAATGGCTTGATGATGCTTTGGCAATAGCCGAAAAAGAAGGTTTAAAAGTAATTCTTTGTACCCCGACACCAACGCCTCCGGCATGGATGGGCGACAAATATCCTGAAATCTATCTGACCGACGCAAATGGCCGTCGCAGAGAACATGGCAACAGAGCTAATGTATCTGTAACGAATGAAAAGTACCGCGAATTTACCGATCAGATTGTTGCTGAATTGGGAAAACGATATGGAAAAAACAAAAACATTATGGGTTGGCAAATCGATAATGAGCCTTTGGCCACAGCCGATTTTAGTCCTTCTGCCCGCAAAGCTTTTCAAATTTGGTTAAAAGCTAAATATGAAACCATCGAAAAATTAAATACCGAATGGGTCGGTAGTTTTTGGAGCACGCGTTATTCCAATTTCGAACAAATAATTTTACCTAATGCCGAGATCTATTTTGAAGACAAATTAAGTCCGCACGCAGTTTTGGATTTCAAACGATTTACCTCAGACGCACAAGCCGAGTATCTGAACAGACAAGCCGAAATACTTAGAAAATACATTGATGCGAAACAATGGATCACTACCAATTTTACGAATGTAATTTATGATGCCAACCCAAGAAGTGCCGACAAAATGGATTTCATTACCTACACCATGTATCCCGTAAGCGGTCAAAATCCGTTGGGTGGTCAGAGTTTTAGAATGGGTTCTCCAAGCAAAATTTCAGAAGCAAACGATTATTACCGCTCCATAACTGGTGTAACCGGTGTTATGGAAATGCAACCAGGACAGGTAAACTGGGCGGGTATTAATCCGCAGTTATTACCGGGAACCGTGCACATGTGGCTTTCTCAAGCTTTTGGCGGTAATTGTTCTTTTACTTGCACTTATCGATACAGACATCCGCTGGGGAGCAGTGAAATGTACCATGATGGTATTGTGGGAACAGATGGCGTTACACTTTCACAAGGTGGTAAAGAATTTGTTGAATCAATACAAGACATGAAATTGTTGCGTAAAGCGTATGATCCTAAAGCCGTATTGCCTCAAAATCTGGTAAAAAGAAAGACCGGTTTCTTATGGAGTCATGATAACCTTTGGGATTTAGAAAACCAAAAACAAACAAAATTCTGGAACACCTGGAAACATAGAAATACCTATACGGCTGCTATAAAATCTACGGGAGCTCCAATGGATTTTATTACCGAAACGGACAACTTTGCTGATTATCCGTTTATCGTCGCTCCGGCTTATCAGCTTGTTGATCAAAAATTAGTTGCCAAATGGCAGAAATATGTTGAAAATGGAGGTCACCTAATCTTATCTTGTCGTACCGGACAAAAAGACAAAAACGGACATTTTTTTGAAGCCAATTGGAGCGCACCAATCGTACCGCTAATAGGTGCTGACGTGGATTTCTTCGATATGTTGGTTTCGGATGTGAATGGAGTTGTAAAAGCAGGAAACACTACTTTTCAATGGAATACTTGGGCCGACGTGCTTACACCCAAACAAGGAACGGAAGTTCTGGCGACTTATGAAGATCAATTTTATAAAGGAAAAGCGGCAGCAGTAACTCGAAAATTAGGCAAAGGAACGATCACCTACGTTGGTGTTGAAAGCAATGACGGGAACTTAGAAAGAGAAATTGTTCGTACGATCTACACTCGTGCCAATGTTGCAATTGAAAATTTATCAAAAGGTGTTTTTATCGAATGGAGAGATGGTTTTTATGTGGGTGTAAATTATACTAATGAGCCTGTTAATTTACCTATTCCGCAAGGTAGTAAAATACTGGTTGGACAAAACCCGTTATTACCTGCACAAGCGGTAATCTGGAAATAAACTATTACTTTCAACATGTTTTGATTATCCTGATCTTTTGCCACGAATTTCACTAATTGGCACGAATTATTTTCT is a window from the Flavobacterium cupriresistens genome containing:
- a CDS encoding RagB/SusD family nutrient uptake outer membrane protein, translated to MKKIFNFFTVLSLVAVTACSNDFLEQQSPDQLDSSTFWRNKADAEAGLSATYAFLEASIDEYSFSEIKWPVEAYREDICKLGSDALNYQSWVELADFTYTNGNTQFTSYWKYNYRGISNANQVITKVGEMSSSSISDADRNQVIAEARFLRAYYHLKLILNWEKIKIRNKYITDQAQISIPLSERAEAWDFIIGELKAVATVLPAAQPAEKAGRATSGAANSYLGFAYLTRAYEETAQKQTYLTESLAAFNKVQGYELVKDYVSLFNGTNKNSKESIFELQFTENTSNGAFYRTALHFWMAASELGGWDEILPTTMLMNEFKKEGKIATTGNYDTRLYSNIFFKDPYFNDAANPRIFGATYDQKFGTLDKPVFRKYLPPTQEQMDTEFLGLNVPLMRYSNVLLMKAEALNELQRPAEAIPFINAVRERADMPNMTGTTYDAVKTQIEHERIIEFPLENFRFYDLRRWGKTKAALDAVGRTNFDAAKNNFYPVPLTEIQNN
- a CDS encoding MGH1-like glycoside hydrolase domain-containing protein, which encodes MSKKEAFSIFLFFLMMQSTFAQNKYTNLEASKNSLDYQGDPKNATDRKSLAFSDKGAWFGFGFLEPAVAQGGFSGPFLMTEQNGVWLSASFISLHLIDEKQQELIDWKTALVQQNSYNSHLEQQFQNDQLEVIQQLVFSSGQSAIQKTTIKNRSSKTITLTPAYYSKIYLDNLQFSAEENAIKIVSSKSNAIGHIQFLSAKSTIEITKEGFAAKTAELTLKPNETKEIVVSQTYIFPQYDWKKEKEDLSKIKFNTLLENTKREKEKQLSQLISKKKSIYKGTDYSVFLAKLVLTLQNNSRIAAEGLKHEGIFPSYHYEWFHGFWAWDSWKHAAAAAHFAPELAKNQMRALFDYQSPNGFIPDCIYRDTSIEPNNYRNTKSPLAAWAVWEIYKQTKDVDFIKEFYPKLKKYHAWWYKDRDHDQDGLCEFGSTDGTLIAGKWESGMDNAVRFDNSKILKNSENAYSMDQESVDLNSFLYAEKNYLAMMANVLKLADEEKNWKTESQQLKNQIQTQFWDASSGWFYDTTIDGKNFIKDMGCEGYLPLWVEAATSEQAKAVKNNLLDPSSFNTFVPLPTLAANQSKFKPDNGYWRGPIWLDQSYFGIDGLRKYGYVNEANQLSNKLIHNAEGAFEKGKSIRENYHPITGKGLESENFSWSAAHYLLLLLND
- a CDS encoding beta-galactosidase, with amino-acid sequence MKHYNSRLTKFIASIVLLSGGFSTSLFAQEKKTPQTAKADPKRFFTKSDLMQIGVYYYPEQWPREQWERDLKNIKKLGFEFTHFAEFAWTYMEPEQGKYNFKWLDDALAIAEKEGLKVILCTPTPTPPAWMGDKYPEIYLTDANGRRREHGNRANVSVTNEKYREFTDQIVAELGKRYGKNKNIMGWQIDNEPLATADFSPSARKAFQIWLKAKYETIEKLNTEWVGSFWSTRYSNFEQIILPNAEIYFEDKLSPHAVLDFKRFTSDAQAEYLNRQAEILRKYIDAKQWITTNFTNVIYDANPRSADKMDFITYTMYPVSGQNPLGGQSFRMGSPSKISEANDYYRSITGVTGVMEMQPGQVNWAGINPQLLPGTVHMWLSQAFGGNCSFTCTYRYRHPLGSSEMYHDGIVGTDGVTLSQGGKEFVESIQDMKLLRKAYDPKAVLPQNLVKRKTGFLWSHDNLWDLENQKQTKFWNTWKHRNTYTAAIKSTGAPMDFITETDNFADYPFIVAPAYQLVDQKLVAKWQKYVENGGHLILSCRTGQKDKNGHFFEANWSAPIVPLIGADVDFFDMLVSDVNGVVKAGNTTFQWNTWADVLTPKQGTEVLATYEDQFYKGKAAAVTRKLGKGTITYVGVESNDGNLEREIVRTIYTRANVAIENLSKGVFIEWRDGFYVGVNYTNEPVNLPIPQGSKILVGQNPLLPAQAVIWK
- a CDS encoding SusC/RagA family TonB-linked outer membrane protein, producing MKKPILLSKEISYIVLFLCLWLPAIGFAQANQAQKSVSGKITDNKGFTLPGVNITLDATNVSANSDENGKFTLLIPSDIKNPTLTFTYIGFTSQSIAVNNSKELNVVLLEENNKLDEVVVIGYGSIKKGNVTGAISSVKKESIETRATNNAAEALQGLVAGVNVQKSGGTAGATVKVKIRGINTFGSTEPLYIIDGFQGDIASVNPTNIESMEVLKDGAAAAIYGSVAANGVIIVTTKAGQKEGIKVDFTSFVKGTSTAKTLDLLDAQGYQTVHRRMYDEYNKYANTPVTLPAYITKPGQYNTDWQDQVFRSGLAQNYGIGVQGRQGVVKFALYGNYSTEKGIVIDNNFGQRNASARVSFKKSIFDVDTKLSYLTTNNEQPNFQLKEVYAISPLVPVLDPNETYGYGLTNKDGLPFNTNPVADEHFRSGAVKSQDLTANISITANLAPWLKFKTAYSYHEINTQLEAHNPPFIANTQAPEKYTVHRERRAFWDEQIFENTLTVAKTFGAHSIDFLLGATINPSSSNWNDITVEGKTIDHTVENGQLVSVERPSGFLDPGFETIGAGKGGTYSADGSKYQYNRLSYYSRLNYSYKDCYLAQATLRYDGSSKFGKDSRWGAFPSVALGWKIDKESFFPEDFFVSKLKLRASWGQLGNEAALGYYASSSLITSGNYLNSGYVQGTGGNPWPGSIATTLENRKLKWETTDSKNIGIDYTLKNGKISGSINFYRNVTNDLLITKRLAPSAGIDDPILNVGKVSNSGFEFEINYSEQSNAFKYNVGFNFSTLHNNVESLANADQAIYGEGLKFNDEHFPTQARVGTPISAFYLYRTNGIFQSQDEVNSYTNNGTLIQPNAKPGDIRFKDLNNDGIINEKDKEYTGTGLPKVEANLTLGASYKGFDFSTLIGSGWGNKLYNGNRYFYESMSSGTNMLASTLNSWTPENRSNTPRAVLGDPNGNSRESDRFLESGNFVRMRQLQIGYSLPQELLETAKIDKLRFYISAENLFTITKYSGTDPEFSRRELLDTGVDRFVYPFTRSFILGVQYVF